In Paenarthrobacter sp. GOM3, a single window of DNA contains:
- a CDS encoding DDE-type integrase/transposase/recombinase yields MQDPLGQSERAYESRISGRDRDRIAEYIMGGWADQVSVDHSFATAWDAGVMLASRRTWWRVAAQIEDQMLRPTVPTRSENKRPPREKPVLKATGPGQVWSWDITDLYSPWRGKTFKAYSVLDIYSRQMVAWRIEEREADHLAAEMFETAIARHGAPRIVHADSGPAMKSNLLRDTLTGHGVELTHKRPYVSNDNPFSESGFRTMKYRPGYPRIFKDLETARTYLGDYVPWYNTEHKHSGIALFSPAEVHDGSWKNIWKTRDRALQHYYDQNPHRFRQRPTTPAPRSHVGINLPEKPTNNPPTDSTQFDNLRGGGM; encoded by the coding sequence GTGCAAGACCCGCTCGGGCAGTCCGAGCGGGCCTATGAATCGCGGATCAGCGGCCGGGACCGGGACCGGATCGCCGAATACATCATGGGAGGCTGGGCCGATCAGGTCTCCGTTGACCATTCCTTCGCGACGGCCTGGGACGCCGGGGTGATGCTTGCGTCCCGCCGCACCTGGTGGCGGGTCGCAGCGCAGATCGAGGACCAGATGCTCCGCCCAACCGTCCCTACCAGAAGCGAGAACAAACGGCCCCCGCGGGAGAAACCCGTTCTGAAGGCCACCGGCCCGGGCCAGGTCTGGTCCTGGGACATCACCGATCTCTACTCGCCCTGGCGCGGAAAAACGTTCAAGGCCTACTCGGTTCTGGATATCTACTCCCGGCAGATGGTCGCCTGGCGGATCGAGGAACGAGAAGCGGACCACCTCGCAGCCGAGATGTTCGAAACCGCCATCGCCCGGCACGGCGCACCCCGCATCGTTCATGCCGATTCAGGGCCGGCCATGAAATCAAACCTGCTCCGTGACACACTCACCGGACACGGCGTGGAACTCACCCACAAACGGCCCTACGTATCGAACGACAACCCTTTTTCAGAGTCCGGGTTCCGGACCATGAAATACAGGCCCGGCTACCCACGGATCTTCAAAGATCTCGAAACCGCCAGGACCTACCTCGGAGACTACGTGCCCTGGTACAACACCGAGCACAAACACTCAGGCATCGCCTTGTTTTCACCAGCTGAAGTCCACGACGGCTCCTGGAAAAACATCTGGAAGACACGCGACCGAGCCCTCCAGCACTACTACGACCAGAACCCTCACCGATTCCGGCAACGACCCACCACACCGGCCCCACGAAGCCACGTCGGAATCAACCTCCCCGAAAAACCAACCAACAACCCACCCACTGACTCCACACAGTTTGACAACCTGCGAGGGGGTGGGATGTGA
- a CDS encoding branched-chain amino acid aminotransferase, whose translation MTQTAHGVEFSQQLSETPKSAEERAAILANPGFGDYFTDHTAVVDYKVDADGNGGWQNARIEPYGPISLDPSAAVLHYGQEIFEGLKAYRHADGSVWTFRPEANAARLNKSARRLALPELPEEYFLGAIRELVQADQEWVPSGDGEALYLRPFMIATEAFLGVRAAREVSFRVIASPAGNYFGGELKPVSIWISREYARAGRGGTGAAKCGGNYAASLIAQQEAEANGCKQVLFLDHFNDDAVEELGGMNVFFVLKDGSLVTPALSGTILEGVTRMSVIQVAKDMGREVSERKITLDEWRDGVASGEITEVFACGTAAVITPIGVLKDATEFIGSEDAKAGDTTMAIRQQLLGIQTGTVEDTHGWLTRLV comes from the coding sequence ATGACTCAGACTGCCCATGGCGTCGAATTCAGCCAGCAGCTTTCGGAAACACCGAAGTCTGCTGAGGAGCGTGCAGCCATCCTGGCGAACCCGGGATTTGGCGACTACTTCACCGACCACACCGCCGTCGTCGACTACAAAGTCGACGCCGATGGCAATGGCGGTTGGCAGAACGCCCGGATCGAGCCCTACGGACCGATTTCCCTTGACCCGTCGGCTGCGGTCCTGCACTACGGCCAGGAGATCTTCGAGGGCCTCAAGGCCTACCGCCACGCTGACGGTTCTGTCTGGACTTTCCGTCCGGAGGCCAACGCCGCCCGCCTCAACAAGTCTGCCCGCCGGCTCGCCCTTCCGGAACTGCCGGAGGAATACTTCCTCGGTGCCATCCGTGAACTGGTCCAGGCCGACCAGGAATGGGTTCCGTCGGGCGACGGCGAAGCCCTTTACCTGCGTCCGTTCATGATCGCCACCGAGGCTTTCCTTGGCGTTCGTGCTGCCCGCGAGGTGTCCTTCCGCGTTATTGCTTCCCCCGCCGGTAACTACTTCGGTGGCGAGCTCAAGCCGGTCTCCATCTGGATCTCCCGCGAATACGCCCGCGCCGGCCGCGGCGGAACCGGAGCGGCCAAGTGCGGCGGCAACTACGCAGCTTCTTTGATCGCCCAGCAGGAAGCTGAAGCGAACGGCTGCAAGCAGGTCCTCTTCCTGGACCACTTCAACGACGACGCCGTGGAAGAACTCGGCGGCATGAACGTCTTCTTCGTCTTGAAGGACGGCTCCCTCGTCACCCCGGCCCTGAGTGGCACCATCCTTGAAGGCGTCACCCGCATGTCCGTCATCCAGGTGGCAAAGGACATGGGTCGCGAAGTCAGCGAGCGCAAGATCACCCTGGACGAATGGCGCGACGGCGTCGCCTCCGGTGAGATCACCGAGGTGTTCGCCTGCGGTACCGCTGCTGTGATCACGCCGATCGGTGTCCTCAAGGACGCAACCGAGTTCATCGGCTCCGAAGACGCGAAGGCCGGCGACACCACCATGGCCATCCGCCAGCAACTCCTGGGCATCCAGACCGGAACCGTCGAGGACACCCACGGCTGGCTCACCCGCCTGGTCTAG
- a CDS encoding dynamin family protein, giving the protein MANQDPSASGASPVPRGAAAAVDTLEAARAELAATTLPLAVPEAQEARQWIRESLAQLDDYVIPRYRSLDAPLLAVVGGSTGAGKSTLVNALVGFPVTRAGAIRPTTRQPILLHHPQDAECFEGHRILPNLDRIRGTVSASPVPANQAGASPDAQAITSLVLVAHDNVSQGIALLDAPDVDSVSDDNRRLAGQLLAAADLWVFVTTANRYADAVPWRLLLDAASRDITVAVVLDRVPAAAEDEVKADLQAMLDRQGLGEAKLFVVPESELDALGMLPQEAAAPLRQWLGALAANAVGRADVARRTLNGAVKAVSVRLDGIAGAAAAQDTAARELEGSCVEEYELALSRILAATKDGALLRGEVLARWQDFVGTGEFFRTLEQNIGRMRDRMGAFFRGEPAPAVKVETAIETGLQAVILDEAANAAENVDRRWRSDPAGRQLLGPDDLSGTSEGFDARAAAAIRSWQEGLMEMIRTQGQGKRTQARWLSFGINGLGAALMVVVFSMTAGLTGLEIGIAGGTAVVGQKLLEAVFGEDAVRRLAQQAREDLHTQCQRLLDDERQRFLGRLEAAHHRSGSDLARHATALRRLAEAA; this is encoded by the coding sequence ATCGCAAACCAAGACCCATCAGCATCCGGGGCCAGTCCAGTACCCCGAGGGGCGGCGGCCGCCGTCGATACCCTGGAAGCTGCACGCGCCGAACTTGCGGCCACCACCTTGCCGCTCGCGGTGCCGGAAGCGCAGGAAGCCCGCCAGTGGATCCGCGAGTCACTGGCCCAGCTCGACGATTACGTCATTCCCCGCTACCGAAGCCTGGATGCGCCGCTGCTGGCCGTCGTCGGCGGTTCAACCGGAGCCGGCAAGTCCACCCTGGTCAACGCGCTGGTTGGCTTCCCGGTCACACGTGCCGGCGCTATCCGGCCCACGACGCGCCAGCCCATCCTGCTGCACCACCCGCAGGATGCGGAGTGCTTCGAAGGGCACCGCATCCTGCCAAACCTGGACCGGATCCGCGGCACGGTGTCGGCAAGTCCCGTGCCGGCCAACCAGGCCGGCGCTTCCCCTGACGCCCAGGCGATCACTTCGCTGGTCCTGGTGGCGCACGACAACGTCTCCCAAGGCATCGCGCTGCTGGACGCGCCCGACGTCGACTCCGTCTCCGATGACAACCGCAGGCTGGCCGGACAGCTCCTGGCCGCCGCGGACCTTTGGGTGTTTGTCACCACCGCCAACCGATACGCCGACGCCGTCCCGTGGCGGCTGCTTCTTGACGCGGCTTCGCGGGACATCACCGTCGCCGTGGTCCTGGACCGGGTGCCGGCCGCCGCCGAGGACGAGGTCAAGGCCGATCTGCAGGCAATGCTGGACCGGCAGGGCCTTGGCGAAGCGAAGCTCTTTGTTGTTCCGGAAAGCGAACTGGACGCACTTGGAATGCTGCCACAAGAGGCAGCGGCCCCCTTGCGCCAGTGGTTGGGAGCCTTGGCGGCCAATGCAGTTGGCCGCGCCGACGTCGCCCGCCGAACACTCAACGGAGCCGTCAAGGCAGTCAGCGTCCGCCTGGACGGAATAGCCGGCGCGGCGGCAGCGCAGGACACCGCAGCACGCGAACTCGAGGGAAGCTGCGTGGAGGAATATGAGCTGGCACTCTCACGCATTCTCGCCGCAACCAAGGATGGAGCACTCCTGCGGGGTGAAGTCCTGGCACGGTGGCAGGACTTTGTCGGCACGGGTGAGTTCTTCCGGACCCTTGAGCAGAATATTGGCCGCATGCGTGACCGCATGGGGGCCTTCTTCCGGGGCGAACCTGCCCCGGCCGTGAAGGTGGAGACGGCCATCGAAACCGGGTTGCAGGCCGTGATCCTGGATGAGGCTGCCAACGCCGCGGAAAACGTTGACAGGCGTTGGCGCTCGGATCCCGCCGGCCGCCAGCTCCTGGGCCCCGATGACCTGTCCGGTACCAGCGAAGGCTTCGATGCCAGGGCCGCCGCCGCTATCCGCTCGTGGCAGGAAGGCCTCATGGAGATGATCCGGACCCAGGGACAGGGCAAACGGACCCAGGCACGCTGGCTGTCCTTCGGCATCAACGGGTTGGGTGCCGCGCTCATGGTGGTGGTGTTTTCCATGACGGCTGGGTTGACAGGCCTTGAGATCGGGATCGCGGGTGGAACGGCAGTAGTGGGGCAGAAGCTTTTGGAAGCGGTGTTTGGCGAGGACGCAGTCAGGCGCCTCGCCCAACAGGCCCGGGAGGACCTGCATACACAATGTCAACGGCTCCTGGACGACGAAAGGCAGCGCTTCCTCGGCCGCCTTGAAGCTGCCCATCACCGTTCCGGCAGCGACCTCGCCCGGCACGCCACCGCACTTCGCCGCCTGGCGGAAGCCGCATGA
- the gltX gene encoding glutamate--tRNA ligase, translated as MTTASASNAAPSAIPAVNAETPVRVRFCPSPTGTPHVGLIRTALFNWAYARHTGGKLIFRIEDTDSARDSEESYHQLLDALKWLGINWDEGVEVGGPHEPYRQSQRGDIYQDVIAKLKAGGHVYESYSTPDEIEARHKAAGRDPKLGYDGFDRHLTEEQLAQFKAEGREAVLRLRMPDEDLTFNDLVRGEITFKSGSVPDFAVVRANGAPLYTLVNPVDDALMGITHVLRGEDLLSSTPRQIALYRALYAIGVAEYMPEFGHLPYVMGQGNKKLSKRDPESSLFLHRERGFIPEGLLNYLSLLGWSLSADEDIFTVEQLVANFDIHDVLGNPARFDIKKAEAINGTHVRMLAPEDFKERLVPYLRTAGFVGEILTPRQEEILAEAAPLVQERITLLGEAPEMLAFLFKSDDAIDVADDARKGLPQNIEEVLDAALAALEPITDWTAENIQTALKQALVEDLGIKPRAAFGPVRTAISGRRISPPLFESMVILGKESSLARVRAFRG; from the coding sequence ATGACTACTGCTTCTGCGTCGAACGCTGCCCCCAGCGCCATCCCTGCCGTCAACGCCGAGACTCCGGTCCGCGTCCGCTTCTGCCCGTCACCGACGGGAACGCCGCACGTTGGGCTGATCCGAACGGCCCTGTTCAACTGGGCCTACGCACGCCACACCGGTGGCAAGCTGATCTTCCGCATCGAGGATACCGACTCTGCCCGCGACAGCGAGGAGAGCTACCACCAGTTGCTCGACGCCCTCAAGTGGCTCGGCATCAACTGGGATGAAGGCGTTGAGGTCGGCGGACCGCACGAACCGTACCGGCAGTCGCAGCGCGGCGACATTTACCAGGACGTCATCGCCAAGCTCAAGGCCGGGGGACACGTCTACGAGTCGTATTCCACCCCTGATGAGATCGAGGCCCGCCACAAGGCAGCCGGCCGCGATCCCAAGCTCGGCTACGACGGCTTTGACCGCCACCTGACGGAGGAGCAGCTCGCCCAGTTCAAGGCCGAAGGCCGGGAGGCTGTGCTGCGCCTTCGCATGCCGGACGAAGACCTGACCTTCAACGACCTCGTCCGCGGGGAAATCACGTTCAAGTCCGGCTCCGTCCCTGACTTCGCAGTGGTCCGCGCCAACGGCGCCCCGCTGTATACCCTGGTCAACCCGGTGGACGATGCCCTGATGGGGATCACCCACGTCCTGCGCGGCGAGGACCTGCTGAGTTCCACCCCGCGCCAGATTGCGCTGTACCGGGCGCTCTACGCCATCGGGGTGGCCGAGTACATGCCTGAATTCGGGCACCTGCCGTACGTCATGGGCCAGGGTAACAAGAAGCTCTCCAAGCGCGATCCCGAGTCAAGCCTGTTCCTGCACCGCGAGCGTGGCTTCATCCCAGAGGGCCTGCTCAACTACTTGTCGCTGCTCGGCTGGTCCCTGAGCGCGGATGAGGACATCTTCACGGTGGAGCAGCTCGTGGCCAACTTCGACATCCATGACGTCCTGGGCAACCCGGCACGCTTCGACATCAAGAAGGCCGAAGCCATCAACGGAACACACGTCCGGATGCTTGCGCCGGAGGACTTCAAGGAGCGGCTGGTTCCCTACCTCCGCACTGCCGGTTTCGTGGGCGAGATCCTCACCCCCCGGCAGGAGGAGATCCTCGCAGAGGCAGCTCCGCTGGTCCAGGAACGCATCACCCTCCTGGGCGAGGCTCCGGAAATGCTGGCGTTCCTGTTCAAGTCCGATGACGCCATCGACGTCGCGGACGATGCCCGCAAGGGTCTCCCGCAGAACATTGAGGAAGTTCTCGACGCAGCCCTGGCAGCCTTGGAGCCGATCACGGACTGGACTGCCGAGAACATCCAGACTGCGCTCAAGCAGGCGCTGGTCGAGGACCTCGGCATCAAGCCCCGCGCCGCGTTCGGCCCGGTGCGCACCGCCATCTCCGGCCGTCGCATTTCCCCTCCGTTGTTCGAATCCATGGTGATCCTCGGCAAGGAATCCTCGCTGGCCCGCGTCCGCGCTTTCCGCGGCTAG
- a CDS encoding MBL fold metallo-hydrolase — translation MTSESMATSGNSPSNSSTSGNASSGNPSAGISPSGGGSSLQRSSELTRFRLAPNPGPMSLDGTNSYVIGAPGSGRVAVVDPGPEDEQHLAELAATGRVDVVLITHRHADHTEASARFHALTGAPVRAALAEYCHGGEPLHDGEVLNVGDVEIRVVATPGHTSDSLCFHLPGDGPTGSVLTGDTILGRGTTVLDYPDGKLGDYLASLDRLEALGPATLLPAHGPVLPALDVKCREYRDHREQRLDQIRTALDRLGQDAPIGAVTDAVYPDVDPSVRWAAETSVAAQLDYLRS, via the coding sequence GTGACTTCTGAATCAATGGCGACTTCCGGCAACTCACCTTCCAACAGTTCGACTTCCGGCAACGCGTCCTCAGGCAACCCGTCCGCCGGCATCTCACCGAGTGGCGGCGGCTCTTCCCTGCAGCGCAGCAGCGAGTTGACCCGTTTCCGGCTGGCCCCCAACCCGGGGCCGATGAGCTTGGACGGCACCAACTCCTACGTCATCGGTGCGCCCGGTTCCGGCCGCGTCGCAGTGGTGGACCCGGGACCCGAGGATGAGCAGCACCTGGCCGAGCTTGCTGCGACCGGAAGGGTGGACGTCGTACTGATCACGCACCGGCACGCGGACCACACGGAGGCATCGGCTCGTTTCCACGCTCTGACCGGTGCTCCTGTCCGGGCCGCCTTGGCCGAATACTGCCACGGCGGCGAGCCCCTCCACGATGGCGAAGTCCTCAATGTGGGCGATGTTGAAATCCGCGTGGTTGCCACCCCCGGCCACACCTCCGACTCCCTGTGCTTCCACCTGCCAGGAGATGGCCCCACGGGTTCGGTCCTCACCGGCGACACCATCCTTGGTCGGGGAACCACCGTGCTGGACTATCCGGATGGCAAGCTGGGGGACTACCTCGCAAGCTTGGACCGGCTGGAGGCACTCGGGCCCGCAACCCTGCTGCCGGCCCACGGTCCGGTGCTCCCTGCCCTGGACGTAAAGTGCCGCGAGTATCGTGACCACCGCGAGCAGCGACTGGACCAGATCAGGACAGCCCTTGACCGCCTTGGCCAGGACGCGCCCATCGGGGCAGTCACGGACGCCGTGTATCCCGACGTCGACCCGTCCGTCAGGTGGGCGGCCGAGACGTCCGTGGCGGCCCAGTTGGATTACCTGCGAAGCTGA
- a CDS encoding fumarylacetoacetate hydrolase family protein, which yields MRIARFVVDSDPLYGVVEGEAGSEEITVINGDPFFNGVERTHVKHKLEDVRLLAPIIPRSKVIGVGRNFAEHAAELGNEVPQQPLLFLKPNTSVIGPNDPIILPEFSEEVSFEAELCVVIGRICKDVPEERADDVIFGYTCGNDLTARDVQKTDLQWARAKGFDTSAPLGPWIETDLDHEDLAIQGRLNGELRQDGSTNQMIRGVRELVSIVSHAFTLLPGDVIMTGTPAGVGLVSEGDRFEVEIEGIGRLSNPVVRR from the coding sequence ATGCGTATCGCCCGGTTTGTAGTTGATTCTGATCCCCTTTACGGCGTTGTTGAAGGCGAGGCCGGCAGTGAGGAAATCACTGTCATCAACGGCGACCCCTTCTTCAATGGCGTCGAACGTACCCATGTGAAGCACAAGCTCGAGGACGTTCGGCTCCTCGCTCCGATCATTCCGCGCAGCAAGGTGATCGGTGTTGGCCGGAACTTCGCTGAACATGCCGCGGAACTGGGCAACGAAGTTCCCCAGCAGCCACTGCTGTTCCTCAAGCCCAACACCTCCGTGATCGGCCCGAATGACCCCATCATCCTTCCCGAGTTCTCGGAGGAAGTTTCCTTCGAAGCCGAGCTGTGTGTTGTCATCGGCCGCATCTGCAAGGACGTTCCGGAAGAGCGTGCGGACGATGTCATTTTCGGCTACACCTGCGGCAACGACCTCACGGCCCGCGATGTCCAGAAGACGGACCTCCAGTGGGCGCGAGCCAAGGGCTTCGACACGTCCGCGCCGCTTGGGCCGTGGATCGAGACCGACCTTGATCACGAAGACCTGGCCATCCAGGGCCGGCTGAACGGTGAACTCCGCCAGGACGGCAGCACCAACCAGATGATCCGTGGCGTACGCGAGCTCGTCTCGATCGTCTCGCACGCGTTCACGCTCCTTCCCGGAGACGTCATCATGACCGGCACCCCGGCAGGGGTAGGCCTGGTCAGCGAAGGCGACCGTTTCGAAGTGGAAATCGAAGGCATCGGCCGGCTCTCCAACCCGGTGGTCCGCCGCTAG
- a CDS encoding HAD family hydrolase has translation MAIASTFGTIRGVLFDIDDTLVDLEYAMTTALRDVSEHLLPGLDQAGWVKFGRIFTHETTHFYDRYLAGELTFNEQRLLRGRAALGHFGVELGDGEESQAWVAEYHQRQTAYVRAFDDVEEVLDALDAAGIPYGAVSNNVHDYQRAKLDGAGLARIATLVGTDTVGVPKPDPAIYLEGVRLLGTAPGETLYVGDNRLLDADGATAAGLVGVWLNRTGEVVEEFTGRQVDSLSRLLMKAPTAA, from the coding sequence ATGGCGATCGCAAGCACTTTTGGCACTATCCGCGGTGTCCTGTTCGACATCGATGACACCCTGGTGGACCTTGAGTACGCCATGACCACTGCGTTGCGTGATGTCAGTGAACATCTCCTGCCCGGCCTGGATCAGGCCGGGTGGGTGAAGTTCGGCCGCATCTTCACGCACGAGACCACGCATTTCTATGACCGCTACCTGGCCGGGGAACTGACGTTCAACGAGCAGCGGCTGCTTCGTGGCAGGGCCGCCCTGGGCCATTTTGGCGTGGAGTTGGGCGACGGCGAGGAGTCCCAGGCGTGGGTAGCCGAGTATCACCAGCGCCAAACGGCGTACGTGCGGGCTTTTGACGACGTTGAGGAAGTCCTGGATGCCCTGGACGCAGCGGGGATTCCCTACGGTGCGGTCAGCAACAACGTGCATGACTACCAACGCGCCAAGTTGGACGGCGCCGGCTTGGCGAGGATCGCGACCCTGGTGGGTACGGACACTGTGGGCGTTCCCAAGCCGGATCCCGCCATCTACCTCGAAGGTGTGCGCCTCCTGGGAACTGCTCCCGGGGAGACCCTCTATGTTGGCGATAACCGGCTCCTTGATGCGGACGGAGCAACCGCGGCGGGACTGGTTGGCGTGTGGTTGAACAGGACCGGGGAAGTGGTGGAGGAGTTCACCGGACGACAGGTGGATTCCCTGTCCCGGTTGCTGATGAAGGCCCCGACGGCGGCCTGA
- a CDS encoding 3-isopropylmalate dehydrogenase, with amino-acid sequence MSATSINLAVIPGDGIGPEVIAEAVKVLEKAVAAEGVSLELTNYKLGAQHWLETGETLPDEVLADLRTRDAILFGAVGAAPGDTRIPSGIIEREMLLRLRFTLDHYVNLRPSRLYGTVGSPLANPGTIDFIVVREGTEGPYVGNGGTLRGGTPHEVATEVSLNTAHGVERVVRDAFRRASERPRKHVTLVHKHNVLVFAGHLWKRTVEAVAKEFPEVTHDYLHIDAATIFMVTEPSRFDVIVTDNLFGDILTDLAAAVTGGIGLAASGNINMDRTAPSMFEPVHGSAPDIAGQQKADPTAAILSAVLLLDHLGYTTAARKIEAAVVADVESRTGEPRSTAAIGDAIAAAL; translated from the coding sequence ATGAGTGCAACGTCCATCAATCTCGCTGTCATCCCAGGCGACGGCATTGGCCCAGAGGTCATCGCCGAAGCCGTCAAGGTCCTCGAAAAGGCCGTCGCCGCCGAAGGCGTCTCCCTTGAGCTGACCAACTACAAGCTCGGTGCCCAGCACTGGCTTGAGACCGGCGAGACCCTTCCCGACGAGGTCCTGGCAGACCTGCGCACCCGTGATGCCATCCTTTTCGGGGCCGTGGGCGCTGCACCCGGCGATACCCGCATCCCGTCGGGCATCATCGAACGCGAAATGCTCCTCAGGCTCCGCTTCACCCTCGACCACTACGTGAACCTGCGCCCATCCCGGCTGTACGGAACCGTCGGCAGCCCCCTGGCCAACCCAGGAACGATCGACTTCATCGTGGTCCGCGAAGGTACCGAGGGTCCCTACGTGGGCAACGGTGGAACCTTGCGAGGCGGCACTCCGCACGAAGTCGCCACCGAGGTCTCCCTCAACACGGCACACGGCGTCGAGCGTGTTGTCCGCGATGCCTTCCGCCGCGCCAGCGAGCGTCCGCGCAAGCACGTCACTCTCGTCCACAAGCACAACGTGCTCGTCTTCGCCGGGCATTTGTGGAAGCGGACAGTCGAGGCTGTGGCCAAGGAATTCCCCGAGGTCACCCACGACTACCTGCACATTGACGCCGCCACCATCTTCATGGTGACCGAGCCCTCCCGCTTCGACGTCATCGTCACCGACAACCTCTTCGGCGACATCCTCACCGACCTCGCCGCTGCCGTCACCGGCGGCATTGGCCTGGCGGCATCGGGCAACATCAACATGGACCGCACAGCACCGTCCATGTTCGAACCCGTCCACGGCTCCGCTCCGGATATCGCCGGACAGCAGAAAGCCGACCCCACCGCGGCCATCCTCTCCGCAGTGCTCCTCCTGGACCACCTTGGCTACACCACGGCGGCCCGCAAGATCGAAGCGGCAGTAGTCGCCGACGTCGAAAGCCGCACCGGCGAGCCGCGCAGCACAGCTGCCATCGGCGATGCCATTGCGGCCGCACTTTAG